Proteins from a single region of Pseudopedobacter saltans DSM 12145:
- a CDS encoding glycoside hydrolase family 11 protein, with protein MKKQSLRSKASHKVALGAAVVAIAVGTTILSSCKKESVAESEQLTLAKNSSKGGAEVQSYQSGTNNGYFWSLWKDDQSGYVTYTNGSGGNYSVSWNYTGNFTCGKGWSNGSPTRKIGYNCGAYTCNGGGVLAYYGWTRSPLIEYYVNEKWGSSRPTGEKKGSFWSDDAQYDIYTAMRYNAPSIDGTQTFRQIFSTRTSQAPTGQNKVITFGNHAYAWQQAGLSLGSDFSPAAILLTEAYGGSNGYVNATVWQQ; from the coding sequence ATGAAAAAACAATCTCTAAGGAGTAAAGCATCCCATAAGGTTGCTTTAGGTGCAGCAGTAGTAGCTATTGCTGTAGGTACAACAATTTTAAGTAGCTGCAAAAAAGAAAGTGTGGCAGAAAGCGAACAGCTTACACTTGCTAAAAACTCATCTAAAGGAGGTGCAGAAGTACAATCTTATCAATCGGGTACTAACAACGGGTATTTCTGGTCGCTTTGGAAAGACGATCAGAGTGGTTATGTAACCTATACCAATGGATCCGGAGGAAATTATAGCGTATCATGGAACTATACAGGCAATTTTACGTGTGGAAAAGGCTGGAGCAATGGATCTCCGACCCGTAAAATTGGTTATAATTGCGGAGCATATACCTGTAACGGCGGGGGAGTATTGGCTTATTATGGCTGGACAAGAAGTCCGCTTATCGAGTACTATGTTAATGAAAAGTGGGGAAGTAGTAGACCTACAGGAGAAAAGAAGGGCTCGTTTTGGTCGGATGATGCACAATATGACATCTACACAGCTATGCGTTACAATGCTCCATCTATTGATGGAACACAAACGTTTCGTCAAATTTTTAGTACCCGTACTTCACAGGCTCCAACAGGACAAAACAAAGTAATTACCTTTGGGAATCATGCTTATGCATGGCAACAGGCTGGTTTATCTTTAGGTAGTGACTTTTCTCCTGCCGCTATTCTGTTAACTGAAGCTTATGGCGGAAGCAACGGTTATGTAAATGCAACGGTATGGCAGCAATAA
- a CDS encoding efflux RND transporter permease subunit: MSISTTSIKRPVLAIVMNLVIVLFGIIGYTFLGVREFPSIDPPVVSVRTSYPGANADIVESQITEPLEKSLNSIDGIKNLSSSSNQGSSVITIEFNLNKNLEEAANDVRDKVSQAARQLPKDIDGLPIVSKADANSDAIISMTIQSDKRNILEVSDFAENVIAQRIQTIPGVSSVQIWGQKKFAMRLWLNPDKLASYALTPLDVRNALEAQNVDLPSGKISGDNTELVVKTSGNLSSEDEFEELIIKNDGTNIIRLKDVGSAVLGPENEETVLRSSGKPMVATAIIPQPGANYLDIAKEFYKRYDELKKELPEDYTLNIALDNTLFIKRSVTEVAETILIALVLVIIIIYLFFRDWSIAFRPLIDIPVSLIATFFIMYLLGFSINVLTLLAIVLATGLVVDDGIVVTENIYKKVEEGMSPFEAAIRGSNEIFFAIISISITLAAVFLPVIFLEGFVGRLFREFGVVIGAAVLISAFVSLTLTPMLNAYLMKSEHKHSKFYDKTEPYFELMNNSYETSLNKFMKRRWLAFPIVILCFVLIGIFWKVLPKETAPLDDRSGVNLTITAPEGASFEYTDAFIQKVNHIIKDTVPEVLSHISITSPGFSGTGAPNTGTIRLRLVDADKRERTQQEIAQELTQITRKLSEARAFVIQQPTISVGRVRGLPVQYIIQANSFEDLREKVPLFMHEISQDPTFTNTDVNLKFNKPELSISIDRNKAQDLGVSVLDIAQTLQLSFSAQRFAYFIMNGKQYQVIGQFDRDKRDDPYDLTSVFVRNKKGELIQLDNLVTIEERSSPPQLYRNNRFASATVSAGLAPGKTMGDGIAAMERAKEKVLDDTFSTDLAGESRDFSESNSNTIFAFGLALLLVYLILSAQFESFIDPIIIIVTVPLAVAGAFFSLWILGQSWNIFSQIGTIMLIGLVTKNGILIVEFANQLKEQGVPLPQAIRQSAVARLRPILMTSLAIALGALPIAMALGAAAKSRMSMGTVIIGGTMFSLILTLYVIPAIYSYWSREHKISKAEMAAKEIELAERNS, from the coding sequence ATGAGTATTTCAACAACAAGTATAAAAAGGCCGGTACTTGCCATTGTAATGAACCTTGTGATTGTTCTGTTTGGAATTATTGGCTACACATTTCTAGGGGTAAGAGAGTTTCCCTCCATAGACCCACCGGTTGTATCGGTAAGGACAAGTTATCCGGGGGCAAACGCAGATATCGTAGAATCGCAGATAACCGAACCGCTGGAAAAGTCTTTAAATAGTATAGACGGTATCAAAAACCTCTCTTCTTCAAGTAATCAGGGGAGTAGTGTAATTACTATAGAATTTAATCTGAACAAAAACTTAGAAGAAGCTGCGAATGACGTAAGAGATAAAGTTTCACAGGCGGCCAGGCAGCTTCCTAAAGATATAGATGGCTTGCCAATAGTTTCTAAGGCAGACGCTAACTCGGATGCAATAATCTCTATGACAATCCAAAGTGATAAAAGGAATATTTTGGAAGTGAGCGATTTTGCAGAGAACGTTATTGCACAGCGAATCCAAACCATACCCGGTGTTTCGAGTGTACAAATTTGGGGGCAAAAGAAGTTTGCAATGAGATTATGGCTGAATCCGGATAAATTGGCTTCTTATGCATTGACGCCTTTAGATGTTAGAAATGCACTGGAGGCACAGAATGTGGATTTGCCATCGGGAAAGATTTCTGGTGATAATACCGAACTGGTAGTAAAAACATCTGGAAACCTAAGCTCTGAAGATGAATTTGAAGAGCTGATTATTAAAAACGATGGTACAAATATCATTCGTTTAAAGGATGTGGGCTCTGCGGTTTTAGGTCCCGAAAATGAAGAAACAGTATTACGTTCTTCCGGAAAGCCAATGGTTGCAACAGCTATTATTCCTCAGCCTGGAGCAAATTATCTGGATATAGCCAAAGAATTTTATAAGCGTTATGACGAGCTGAAAAAGGAATTGCCGGAAGATTATACTTTAAATATAGCATTAGACAATACTTTATTTATTAAAAGGTCGGTTACAGAAGTTGCCGAAACAATTTTGATAGCACTGGTTTTGGTTATCATTATCATTTATCTGTTCTTTAGAGATTGGAGTATAGCATTCAGACCTTTAATTGATATTCCAGTATCATTGATAGCCACATTTTTTATCATGTATTTGTTGGGATTCTCCATCAATGTGTTGACATTGTTGGCGATAGTGCTTGCAACGGGATTGGTGGTTGATGATGGTATTGTTGTTACAGAGAATATTTATAAAAAAGTAGAGGAGGGAATGTCGCCTTTTGAAGCAGCGATACGTGGCTCGAATGAGATATTTTTTGCTATCATTTCAATCTCGATAACACTTGCGGCAGTTTTCTTACCCGTTATATTTCTGGAAGGATTTGTGGGACGCTTATTCCGGGAGTTCGGTGTGGTTATTGGTGCTGCGGTTCTGATATCTGCTTTTGTATCATTAACACTTACGCCAATGTTAAATGCTTATTTAATGAAGAGCGAGCATAAGCATTCTAAGTTTTATGATAAGACAGAACCCTATTTTGAACTGATGAATAACAGTTATGAGACCTCGCTTAATAAATTTATGAAAAGGCGCTGGTTAGCATTCCCTATTGTTATTTTATGTTTTGTTCTGATTGGGATTTTCTGGAAAGTATTGCCTAAGGAAACGGCACCTTTGGATGACAGAAGTGGCGTAAACCTAACTATAACAGCACCAGAAGGTGCATCTTTTGAGTATACAGATGCATTTATCCAAAAGGTAAACCATATAATTAAAGATACAGTACCCGAAGTATTGAGTCATATATCGATTACATCTCCGGGTTTTTCAGGTACCGGGGCTCCCAATACGGGAACAATCAGGCTTCGATTAGTGGATGCCGATAAAAGGGAAAGAACCCAACAGGAAATAGCACAGGAACTTACACAGATAACAAGAAAGCTTTCCGAAGCAAGGGCTTTCGTCATCCAGCAGCCAACAATTTCGGTAGGTAGGGTGAGAGGTTTACCTGTGCAGTACATTATACAGGCAAATAGTTTCGAAGATTTGCGGGAGAAAGTACCGCTGTTTATGCATGAAATTTCTCAGGATCCAACTTTTACCAATACAGATGTGAATCTTAAATTCAATAAACCTGAATTGAGTATCTCTATAGATAGAAATAAAGCGCAGGATTTAGGCGTATCAGTATTGGATATTGCGCAAACATTACAACTTTCTTTTAGTGCACAACGCTTTGCCTATTTTATCATGAACGGAAAGCAATATCAGGTAATAGGACAGTTTGACCGTGATAAAAGAGATGATCCCTACGATTTAACTTCAGTCTTTGTAAGAAATAAAAAAGGAGAACTGATTCAACTTGATAATCTGGTTACGATAGAAGAGCGTAGCAGCCCTCCACAATTATATAGAAATAATCGTTTCGCTTCGGCTACTGTTTCGGCAGGATTAGCGCCGGGTAAGACAATGGGAGATGGCATAGCAGCAATGGAAAGGGCAAAAGAAAAAGTCCTGGATGATACGTTCTCGACAGATTTGGCCGGAGAGTCAAGAGACTTTAGTGAAAGTAATTCGAATACGATATTTGCCTTTGGCCTGGCACTTTTACTGGTTTACCTGATACTTTCGGCACAGTTCGAGAGTTTTATAGATCCGATTATTATTATTGTGACGGTGCCACTTGCGGTTGCAGGAGCATTCTTCTCTTTGTGGATATTGGGACAAAGCTGGAATATATTCAGTCAGATCGGTACCATTATGTTAATTGGTCTGGTAACCAAGAATGGTATCCTGATTGTAGAATTTGCCAATCAGCTTAAAGAGCAGGGAGTGCCGCTTCCTCAGGCAATCAGGCAATCGGCTGTTGCCAGGTTAAGACCAATTTTGATGACAAGTTTGGCCATCGCATTAGGTGCTTTGCCTATTGCTATGGCGCTGGGAGCGGCAGCAAAGAGTAGGATGAGTATGGGAACTGTAATTATAGGAGGAACAATGTTCTCTTTAATATTAACCTTATATGTTATTCCCGCTATATATTCCTACTGGTCCAGAGAGCACAAAATAAGTAAAGCTGAAATGGCAGCAAAAGAAATTGAATTAGCAGAAAGAAATTCATAA
- a CDS encoding glucuronoarabinoxylan endo-1,4-beta-xylanase has product MKRKLYMLILLPSLLLLNCKKKEEVSGNSQCSFNASEIVVSSTAGKAEVTVRWTFAEWEISTDKSGFLSGFTYLNGGSINHSGNTRITFSYGDNINAEERQQKITLTNKTTGEQSIVTIRQDTRPPVEISVNPGETYQNVTGFGGMNNVWAAGTLSLAEVEKMYSQDGLGYNMMRIMIWPNKNDWSRDVATTLKAQSLGARILASPWTPPAEMKSSNSNLHGHLLPEKYADYVAHLNDFVAYMKNQGINIEAVSIQNEPDWSPEYDGCEWTPEQILDFIKNHGANINAKVLAAEAVNFKKMYTDPVLNDAVAVNNLDIVGGHLYGGGLQDYPLARAKGKEMWMTEHLLNEVNNGMGWEQAMVLAKELNDCMKANFNAYFWWYLKRSYSMLGDGDKGTVMGEVLKRGYVLSHYAKYATGRKRIQVGNIANNNQVEITAYSGSTDLTFVVLNQGNTPVSLKINLPVAVKSGEAVVTTETQNMEKKSVILGSDKQSVTVSLPLKSVVSVKLMK; this is encoded by the coding sequence ATGAAAAGAAAGCTTTACATGTTAATCCTCCTGCCATCATTGTTGCTATTAAACTGTAAAAAGAAAGAAGAGGTATCAGGGAATTCACAATGTAGTTTCAATGCATCGGAAATAGTAGTATCCAGCACCGCAGGTAAAGCAGAAGTAACAGTAAGATGGACATTTGCCGAATGGGAAATAAGTACCGATAAATCAGGTTTCCTGTCAGGATTTACTTATTTAAATGGAGGCAGTATCAATCATAGTGGCAATACCCGCATCACTTTCAGCTATGGAGATAACATCAATGCTGAAGAAAGACAACAGAAAATTACCCTTACCAATAAAACCACGGGTGAGCAAAGTATCGTAACTATCAGACAAGATACACGGCCACCAGTAGAAATATCAGTAAACCCAGGGGAAACTTACCAAAATGTAACCGGTTTTGGAGGTATGAATAATGTATGGGCGGCCGGGACGCTTTCTCTCGCAGAAGTAGAGAAAATGTATTCGCAGGATGGACTGGGTTATAATATGATGCGGATTATGATATGGCCCAATAAAAACGACTGGAGCAGAGACGTGGCAACTACGTTAAAAGCGCAATCATTGGGAGCCCGGATACTGGCATCGCCATGGACACCACCCGCGGAAATGAAAAGCAGCAACAGCAACCTTCATGGACATTTGCTGCCAGAGAAATATGCTGATTATGTAGCCCATCTCAACGATTTCGTAGCATATATGAAGAATCAGGGAATAAACATAGAAGCGGTATCTATACAAAATGAGCCGGACTGGAGCCCGGAATATGACGGCTGCGAATGGACACCTGAGCAGATACTCGACTTTATAAAGAATCATGGGGCAAATATCAATGCAAAAGTACTGGCGGCAGAAGCTGTAAACTTTAAGAAAATGTATACAGACCCCGTTTTAAACGATGCAGTAGCAGTAAATAACCTGGATATTGTTGGTGGGCACCTGTACGGGGGCGGTTTGCAGGACTATCCGCTGGCAAGAGCCAAAGGAAAAGAAATGTGGATGACGGAACACCTGCTGAACGAAGTTAACAATGGAATGGGTTGGGAGCAGGCCATGGTGCTGGCTAAAGAATTGAACGATTGTATGAAGGCTAATTTTAACGCCTATTTCTGGTGGTACTTAAAGCGTTCTTACAGCATGCTTGGTGATGGTGATAAAGGAACCGTGATGGGAGAAGTACTGAAAAGGGGTTATGTACTGTCGCATTATGCTAAATACGCCACCGGTAGAAAGCGAATACAAGTAGGGAATATAGCTAATAACAACCAGGTAGAAATTACAGCTTATAGTGGCAGTACAGATTTAACGTTTGTAGTGCTTAATCAGGGGAATACACCGGTGTCGCTCAAAATAAATTTACCTGTTGCGGTAAAAAGTGGTGAAGCCGTAGTAACTACAGAAACACAGAATATGGAAAAGAAAAGTGTGATACTGGGTAGTGATAAACAATCGGTAACAGTGAGTCTGCCTTTAAAATCAGTGGTTTCGGTGAAGTTGATGAAATGA
- a CDS encoding AMP-dependent synthetase/ligase: protein MQGISRVFDLLSYNKANYSYNDVLAYKKDSKWVKYSCEDFIKISDQVSKGLIRLGIKKDDKVAIMAENMPEWNFCDFGIMQIGAAQVPMYPTLAENDIKFIFKDADIKVVFVSSEPLYQKLKRIAEENGQDIKIYTFEKIDGAPHWTEIIETHDDESFIDLDEYRSKITGDDLLTLIYTSGTTGTPKGVMLTHKNLLSNIEASAKLYPEGVTRALSFLPLSHIFERMVVYMYFYLGISVYYAESLDTIVQNLSEVKPHCFTSVPRLLEKVYDKIVAKGHELTGIKKSLFFWALNLGLKYELDGANGAWYELQLKLARKLIFKKWKDALGGEIMLIVSGGAALQERLARVFWGAGIKVLEGYGLTETSPVISVNGPRKGETKFGTVGKPLFNVEVKIAEDGEILCKGPSLMKGYYKRDDATQEAVTEGGWFHTGDIGNLKDGFLTITDRKKEVFKTAGGKYVAPQVLETKFKESTFIEQVMVLGENRRFPSALIVPNFEKVIEWAKRNQIAETDHQKLAKNQKVIDKIWSEVDRLNADFGKWEKVKKIALLPHEFTIDGGELTPKLSLRRKVILKNNEAAIEEIYKDEEHHDI, encoded by the coding sequence ATGCAAGGAATTTCAAGAGTATTCGATCTGCTTTCTTATAACAAGGCAAATTATAGTTACAACGATGTTTTAGCCTATAAAAAAGACTCCAAATGGGTAAAATATTCCTGCGAAGACTTCATAAAAATCTCTGACCAGGTGAGTAAAGGACTCATTCGATTAGGAATAAAAAAAGATGACAAAGTCGCGATTATGGCGGAAAATATGCCCGAATGGAATTTTTGCGATTTCGGGATCATGCAAATTGGCGCCGCTCAGGTCCCAATGTACCCAACTTTGGCCGAGAATGATATTAAGTTTATTTTTAAAGACGCAGATATAAAAGTGGTATTTGTCTCGTCTGAACCATTATACCAAAAGCTCAAACGCATTGCAGAGGAAAATGGTCAGGATATCAAAATCTATACCTTCGAAAAGATTGATGGTGCGCCCCATTGGACAGAAATTATCGAAACACATGATGATGAGTCGTTTATTGATTTGGACGAATACCGAAGTAAAATCACGGGAGACGACTTATTAACTTTAATATACACATCCGGTACAACAGGTACGCCAAAGGGCGTAATGCTAACGCATAAAAACCTTTTAAGTAATATCGAGGCCTCTGCCAAACTTTATCCCGAAGGTGTTACAAGGGCACTAAGCTTTTTACCCTTATCTCATATTTTCGAAAGAATGGTGGTATATATGTATTTTTATTTGGGAATCTCTGTTTACTATGCAGAGAGCCTGGATACAATTGTACAAAACCTCTCGGAAGTAAAACCACATTGTTTTACAAGTGTACCGCGATTGCTGGAAAAGGTATACGATAAAATTGTAGCTAAAGGTCACGAACTTACAGGGATAAAGAAAAGCCTGTTCTTTTGGGCACTAAATCTGGGATTAAAATACGAGCTTGACGGAGCCAATGGCGCATGGTATGAACTGCAATTAAAGCTTGCAAGGAAGCTGATCTTCAAAAAATGGAAAGATGCACTTGGCGGAGAAATCATGCTGATTGTATCAGGTGGCGCTGCTCTGCAAGAAAGATTAGCAAGAGTATTTTGGGGTGCCGGCATAAAAGTTCTGGAAGGTTACGGCTTAACGGAAACATCTCCTGTTATTTCGGTAAATGGGCCGCGTAAAGGTGAAACGAAGTTCGGTACTGTAGGAAAACCTTTATTCAATGTAGAGGTAAAAATTGCAGAAGACGGTGAAATCTTGTGTAAAGGACCAAGCCTAATGAAGGGTTATTATAAAAGGGACGATGCTACGCAGGAAGCCGTTACAGAAGGAGGATGGTTTCATACCGGTGATATAGGAAATCTGAAAGATGGATTTCTTACAATAACAGACCGTAAAAAAGAAGTATTTAAAACTGCCGGAGGAAAATATGTAGCGCCTCAGGTTCTAGAAACCAAGTTCAAAGAATCCACGTTCATAGAGCAGGTGATGGTTCTGGGTGAAAACAGACGTTTCCCGTCGGCTCTAATTGTTCCAAATTTCGAAAAAGTGATTGAGTGGGCTAAACGCAACCAAATTGCGGAAACTGATCACCAAAAGCTGGCCAAAAACCAGAAAGTAATTGATAAAATATGGTCTGAGGTGGACCGGTTAAACGCCGATTTCGGCAAATGGGAAAAGGTAAAAAAGATAGCGCTGCTACCACATGAATTTACCATCGACGGCGGGGAATTAACTCCAAAACTTAGCCTAAGAAGAAAGGTAATCCTCAAAAATAATGAAGCCGCTATAGAGGAGATCTACAAAGACGAAGAACATCATGATATTTAA
- a CDS encoding efflux RND transporter periplasmic adaptor subunit, with amino-acid sequence MKIKYIVYTLIVLVLAYLIYKRVQGESKADSAAGGGKASNKGPSGTLQAIVVKSQKFNNAISVSGSVEANEQVSLKSEISGLVREIYFKEGTVVSKGATLVKIDDRELKAQLAQAVTKEKLAFEVERRASKLLEAEAISQEEYDNALAELKSLQAQSQLIKAQLSKTEIRAPFSGRIGLRSISVGAYITPTTDIANLVSVNPVKIDFSIPEKYANRVKVGSKFDFTVAGNNKSMEAVVYAIEPSINVNTRTLLLRARADNASGNLLPGTFANVKLPLESIENAILVPTEAIVPVLKGKQVFVYENGKAVAKDVDTDIRTDKDVLITSGLNAGDTVIISGLMSLRADQEVKVKVVKQ; translated from the coding sequence ATGAAAATAAAATATATTGTTTACACTTTAATAGTTCTAGTTTTAGCTTATCTAATTTATAAAAGAGTTCAGGGAGAATCGAAAGCTGATTCAGCAGCAGGCGGGGGGAAGGCTTCAAACAAAGGGCCATCGGGCACACTTCAGGCAATCGTCGTAAAATCTCAAAAGTTTAATAATGCCATTTCCGTTTCTGGATCTGTAGAAGCTAATGAACAGGTTAGTCTCAAAAGTGAGATCTCTGGTCTGGTAAGAGAGATTTATTTTAAAGAAGGGACAGTGGTTTCTAAAGGTGCTACTTTGGTGAAAATAGATGATAGGGAGTTAAAAGCACAACTAGCGCAGGCAGTAACAAAAGAGAAACTTGCTTTTGAAGTCGAGCGCAGAGCTTCGAAATTGTTAGAAGCAGAGGCCATCAGTCAGGAAGAATATGATAATGCGCTGGCAGAATTGAAATCACTTCAAGCTCAATCGCAATTGATAAAGGCTCAGTTGTCTAAAACAGAAATCCGCGCTCCGTTTTCGGGCCGAATTGGTTTAAGGAGCATCTCTGTAGGTGCTTATATTACACCAACTACTGATATTGCTAATCTGGTGAGTGTAAATCCTGTGAAAATTGATTTTTCGATTCCAGAGAAATATGCAAATCGTGTAAAAGTGGGGTCTAAATTCGATTTTACAGTAGCAGGCAATAATAAATCGATGGAGGCCGTAGTATATGCTATTGAACCGTCTATCAATGTGAATACAAGAACTTTGCTTTTGAGAGCCAGAGCAGATAATGCTTCCGGCAATTTACTTCCCGGCACATTTGCGAATGTTAAATTGCCGTTAGAATCTATTGAAAATGCGATTCTTGTTCCTACAGAAGCGATTGTTCCGGTGTTAAAAGGGAAACAGGTGTTTGTTTACGAGAATGGAAAAGCAGTTGCTAAAGATGTAGACACAGATATCAGAACAGATAAGGATGTTTTGATCACATCTGGTTTAAATGCAGGCGATACAGTAATAATATCAGGATTAATGTCGCTTAGGGCAGATCAGGAAGTTAAGGTAAAAGTGGTAAAACAATAA
- a CDS encoding formylglycine-generating enzyme family protein, with product MRLLYGLLVIIFSIDSCKFNKSAPPGFVFVKGGFTKNIKSNLYNSSVLIRDFYISKYEVTQKEWWEVMGYNPSGFKGDSLPVESINWYESIEYCNKRSLKEGLEPVYLLDKMKKDTDNKSEFDSLKYTVKVRKNANGYRLPTELEWEYAASGGQESLNYSYSGSDDINEVAWFWKNSGNKELKGEWSWMILENNRCSTKKIGVKKPNELGVYDMSGNVREWCEDWYQDYQTPMGLLRSQRGGGWMGADSRCQIFNRHSFEASGKGTDQGLRLCRSVL from the coding sequence ATGAGATTATTATATGGTTTGCTGGTAATAATATTTAGTATTGATTCTTGCAAATTCAACAAGAGTGCTCCCCCCGGTTTCGTTTTTGTAAAAGGAGGATTTACAAAAAATATAAAATCAAATCTTTATAATAGTTCAGTTCTCATCCGTGATTTTTACATAAGTAAGTATGAGGTTACTCAGAAAGAATGGTGGGAAGTAATGGGATATAATCCTTCTGGCTTTAAAGGAGACAGCCTACCGGTAGAAAGCATAAATTGGTATGAAAGTATTGAATACTGTAATAAACGAAGCCTTAAAGAAGGGTTGGAGCCTGTGTATCTGCTTGATAAGATGAAAAAAGACACAGACAATAAAAGTGAGTTTGATAGCTTGAAATATACAGTAAAGGTCAGGAAAAATGCCAACGGCTACAGATTGCCAACCGAGTTGGAGTGGGAATATGCCGCGAGTGGAGGACAGGAGAGTTTAAATTATAGCTATAGTGGTAGTGACGATATCAACGAAGTAGCATGGTTCTGGAAAAACTCGGGCAATAAAGAGCTAAAAGGAGAGTGGTCCTGGATGATTTTAGAAAACAATCGTTGTTCAACAAAAAAAATAGGAGTTAAAAAACCAAATGAGTTGGGTGTTTATGATATGTCTGGTAATGTAAGAGAGTGGTGTGAGGATTGGTACCAGGATTACCAGACACCAATGGGATTGTTAAGATCTCAGAGAGGAGGAGGTTGGATGGGGGCAGATAGCCGTTGCCAGATTTTCAATCGCCATAGTTTTGAAGCATCCGGAAAAGGGACAGATCAGGGCTTGCGCTTATGCAGGTCTGTATTGTAA
- a CDS encoding M61 family metallopeptidase, with protein sequence MTNTISKAQNNQSVSYTLSFPQPHTHYVEVEMRIDHVNSNELEVILPVWAPGSYLIREFSKNIEGFKAASASGKPLNCNKIRKNAWKIETNGEKNIVARYKIYAFEISVRTSFVDENHAFISPTGVFMYTQEAFNNPVNVSIKPYENWSKISTGLAQSSSDKNTFTAQNFDWLYDSPIEIGNQDVFEFTAAGVLHEVAMVGGGNYDINSLKTDMTKVIEESTSIFGENPNKKYVFIVHNYKNGGGGLEHLNSTVLGAKRMGYNDPVIYANFLGLVAHEYFHLWNVKRLRPAALGPFDYEKENYTTDLWIAEGFTAYYDNLLIKRAHLINEDRYLQLLGEDIQSQMNLGGDKIQPVAEASFDAWIKYYRQNENSSNSQVSYYTKGSLLALILNLEILHQTKGKKSLDDVLKTAYFEFYKEKNIGFTSEEFKGLLEKTAGINLDTFYQDYVYGTTPIDFDKYLGYVGLTLKYIVPMENPSLGIVANKSNIITKVVRDGSAWNSGLNVNDEILAINQQRIEDIPTALENRKIGEKIDVLISRDGILKTITVTLQKDNNNKIQIVKKDRADKDAIKLYNKWLKN encoded by the coding sequence ATGACTAACACCATTTCTAAAGCTCAAAATAACCAGTCTGTTTCTTACACTTTATCATTTCCCCAACCTCATACTCACTATGTAGAGGTAGAAATGCGAATCGATCATGTAAACAGCAACGAACTGGAAGTCATCCTCCCTGTCTGGGCTCCCGGCTCTTATCTCATTCGCGAATTTTCTAAGAATATCGAAGGTTTTAAAGCTGCAAGCGCTTCAGGAAAACCTTTGAATTGCAACAAGATAAGAAAGAACGCATGGAAAATAGAAACCAATGGCGAAAAAAATATCGTTGCCAGGTATAAAATATATGCTTTTGAAATTTCGGTAAGAACAAGTTTTGTTGATGAAAATCACGCCTTCATCTCCCCAACAGGTGTCTTTATGTATACCCAAGAAGCTTTTAACAATCCAGTAAATGTTAGTATCAAGCCTTACGAGAATTGGTCCAAAATATCTACCGGATTAGCCCAAAGTTCATCAGACAAAAACACTTTTACAGCACAAAATTTCGATTGGCTGTATGATTCTCCTATCGAGATAGGTAATCAGGATGTATTTGAGTTTACCGCCGCAGGGGTGTTGCATGAAGTCGCTATGGTAGGCGGCGGAAATTATGACATCAACAGCCTGAAGACTGATATGACAAAAGTGATAGAGGAATCAACTTCTATTTTTGGAGAAAACCCTAATAAAAAATATGTATTTATTGTTCATAACTATAAAAATGGCGGTGGCGGCCTGGAGCATCTAAACTCTACTGTTTTGGGCGCCAAAAGAATGGGATATAATGACCCTGTGATTTACGCCAACTTTTTAGGTCTTGTTGCTCATGAATATTTTCACCTTTGGAATGTAAAACGCTTAAGGCCGGCCGCATTGGGACCTTTTGATTACGAAAAAGAGAATTATACCACCGATCTATGGATAGCCGAAGGTTTCACAGCTTACTATGATAATCTTTTAATCAAAAGAGCACATCTGATTAATGAAGATCGTTATTTACAGCTGTTAGGCGAAGATATTCAATCACAAATGAATTTGGGCGGGGACAAAATCCAACCTGTAGCCGAAGCAAGTTTCGATGCCTGGATAAAATACTACAGACAAAATGAAAACAGCTCCAACTCGCAGGTTTCATATTATACTAAAGGCTCGCTTTTAGCATTAATTCTTAACCTGGAAATTCTGCATCAAACTAAAGGAAAGAAAAGTCTGGACGATGTACTTAAAACAGCCTATTTCGAGTTCTATAAAGAAAAAAATATTGGCTTTACCAGTGAGGAGTTTAAGGGTTTACTAGAAAAAACCGCAGGTATAAATTTAGATACCTTCTATCAGGATTATGTATACGGAACCACTCCTATAGATTTTGATAAATATCTGGGCTATGTTGGCTTAACCTTAAAATATATAGTCCCTATGGAAAATCCATCTTTGGGAATCGTTGCCAACAAAAGTAACATCATCACAAAAGTTGTAAGAGATGGCAGTGCATGGAATAGCGGATTAAATGTTAATGATGAAATATTAGCCATCAACCAACAACGTATTGAGGATATACCAACGGCGTTGGAAAATAGAAAAATTGGCGAGAAAATAGATGTTTTGATCAGTCGAGACGGAATCCTTAAAACCATAACCGTCACTCTGCAAAAAGACAATAACAATAAAATACAGATTGTAAAGAAAGATCGAGCAGATAAGGACGCTATCAAATTGTATAATAAATGGTTGAAAAATTAA